From a region of the Micromonospora tarapacensis genome:
- a CDS encoding response regulator transcription factor — translation MDADALAPVTPGRPVGVAIVDDHPVVIDGVRAWLATEPRLIVLATGDDPDEVLRAAPDADVVLLDLRLHGRLVLDKLAELSAAGRRVVVYSEHSDPQTMLSALDAGAVAFLAKNEGREHCVATVLDAASDRPYVAPALAGAMVGDPRPDRPVLSDKEREALLLWFQSMSKASVARRMRISEHTVKQYVDRARIKYTRAGRPAATKAALLARAIEDGLVRPEEIGIYRSQASADWPTP, via the coding sequence ATGGACGCAGACGCGCTGGCGCCGGTGACGCCGGGGCGGCCCGTCGGCGTGGCGATCGTGGACGACCACCCCGTGGTCATCGACGGGGTGCGCGCCTGGCTGGCCACCGAGCCGCGGCTGATCGTGCTGGCCACCGGTGACGATCCCGACGAGGTGTTGCGGGCCGCGCCGGACGCCGACGTCGTCCTGCTCGACCTGCGGCTGCACGGCCGGCTGGTGCTCGACAAGCTGGCCGAGCTGAGTGCCGCCGGTCGTCGCGTGGTGGTCTACTCGGAGCATTCCGACCCGCAGACGATGCTGTCCGCGTTGGACGCCGGTGCGGTGGCCTTCCTCGCCAAGAACGAGGGTCGGGAGCACTGCGTGGCGACCGTGCTGGACGCGGCGAGCGACCGGCCGTACGTCGCACCGGCGCTGGCGGGGGCCATGGTCGGTGATCCGCGGCCGGATCGGCCGGTGCTGTCCGACAAGGAACGCGAGGCCCTGCTGCTGTGGTTCCAGTCGATGTCGAAGGCGTCGGTGGCCCGACGGATGCGGATCAGCGAGCACACGGTCAAGCAGTACGTCGACCGGGCGAGGATCAAGTACACCCGGGCGGGCAGGCCGGCCGCCACGAAGGCGGCGTTGCTCGCCCGCGCGATCGAGGACGGGCTCGTCCGCCCGGAGGAAATTGGCATCTACCGGTCACAGGCGTCCGCCGATTGGCCGACCCCCTAA
- a CDS encoding PQQ-dependent sugar dehydrogenase: MKIRTAVGTVLAAGLVAGSIGVGGLAGAVPKAERPPGSPGGGQPGLLAVGDFDFSRPDTVATGLQVPWGMDFLPDGSALVAQRPTGQVVRVRPGQQPEPVVTISGVTPVSEGGLLGLAVSPSYAQDGWVYVYFTTATDNRIARFRLAAPQTQQPILTGLSRAAIHNGGRIAFGPDGMLYVGVGDAGQTATAQNPQSRNGKILRIRPDGTVPPDNPTAGSPVYSLGHRHVQGLAWDAQGRLYATEFGQNTWDEINLIVAGGNYGWPTVEGRAGDPRFRDPLITWTPAEASPSGATIAGNRLFVANLRGNRLWNVPLNGSGGVGTPTAELVGSYGRLRTVEYGPDGWLWVTTSNRDGRGTPAANDDRILRFPPRDGATPTPTPTPTPTPTPTPTPTPTTPPPTPTPTGPAACSVAWTPNQWNTGFTADVRVTNRGAALTSWTLTWSFSGNQQVTNAWNTQLTQSGRNVTARNAPWNGGLPSNGTVSLGFQATYSGTNDRPTDFQLNGASCQSG; the protein is encoded by the coding sequence ATGAAGATCCGAACTGCGGTCGGCACCGTACTCGCCGCCGGGCTGGTCGCCGGGAGCATCGGCGTCGGCGGTCTCGCCGGCGCGGTCCCGAAGGCCGAACGTCCGCCGGGTTCGCCCGGTGGCGGGCAACCCGGGCTGCTCGCCGTCGGCGACTTCGACTTCTCCCGGCCCGACACGGTCGCCACCGGGCTCCAGGTGCCGTGGGGGATGGACTTCCTGCCCGACGGCAGCGCCCTGGTCGCCCAGCGGCCAACCGGGCAGGTGGTGCGGGTCCGCCCAGGTCAGCAGCCCGAGCCCGTCGTCACCATCTCCGGCGTGACCCCGGTCAGCGAGGGCGGCCTGCTCGGCCTGGCCGTCTCGCCGAGCTATGCCCAGGACGGCTGGGTCTACGTCTACTTCACCACCGCGACCGACAACCGCATCGCCCGCTTCCGGCTCGCCGCGCCGCAGACCCAGCAGCCGATCCTCACCGGGCTGAGCCGAGCGGCGATCCACAACGGAGGGCGGATCGCCTTCGGGCCGGACGGCATGCTCTACGTCGGAGTGGGCGACGCCGGACAGACCGCCACGGCACAGAACCCGCAGAGCCGCAACGGCAAGATCCTGCGCATCCGGCCGGACGGCACCGTCCCGCCGGACAACCCGACCGCCGGGTCACCTGTCTACAGCCTCGGCCACCGCCACGTGCAGGGACTGGCCTGGGACGCCCAGGGTCGACTCTATGCCACCGAGTTCGGTCAGAACACCTGGGACGAGATCAACCTGATCGTCGCCGGTGGCAACTACGGCTGGCCGACGGTGGAGGGGCGAGCCGGCGACCCCCGTTTCCGTGACCCTCTGATCACCTGGACCCCGGCGGAGGCCTCACCAAGTGGCGCGACCATCGCCGGCAATCGGCTCTTCGTGGCCAACCTGCGCGGCAACCGACTGTGGAACGTGCCGCTGAACGGGTCCGGGGGAGTGGGCACCCCCACCGCGGAACTCGTCGGCAGCTACGGGCGGCTACGCACCGTCGAGTACGGCCCGGACGGCTGGCTCTGGGTCACCACCAGCAACCGCGACGGCCGGGGCACCCCGGCGGCCAACGACGACCGCATCCTGCGCTTCCCGCCCCGCGACGGCGCCACGCCCACGCCCACGCCGACGCCCACGCCGACGCCCACGCCCACGCCGACACCCACGCCGACCACCCCGCCACCGACCCCGACACCGACGGGTCCGGCGGCCTGTTCGGTCGCCTGGACGCCCAACCAGTGGAACACCGGGTTCACCGCCGACGTCCGCGTCACCAACCGCGGAGCTGCCCTGACCAGTTGGACACTGACCTGGTCGTTCAGCGGTAACCAGCAGGTCACCAACGCATGGAACACGCAGCTCACCCAGTCCGGCAGGAATGTCACCGCGCGCAACGCCCCCTGGAACGGCGGCCTGCCGAGCAACGGCACGGTGAGCCTCGGCTTCCAGGCCACGTACTCCGGCACCAACGACCGCCCGACCGACTTCCAGCTCAACGGCGCCTCCTGTCAGTCGGGCTGA
- a CDS encoding nitroreductase/quinone reductase family protein, with amino-acid sequence MTENADAGRGQRVPAYRRPGWFVVRVANPLMRWLGAASTLDVPRRITGTRQRVPVNILELDGQRYLVSVRGRTEWVRNLRAAGHCTVRHRGRHARYRAVEISGDPRERTLAAYRHRWGAGPVRRLLDELPDPADHPTFRLDPAE; translated from the coding sequence ATGACAGAGAACGCGGACGCCGGGCGGGGACAGCGGGTTCCGGCCTATCGGCGGCCAGGATGGTTCGTCGTCCGGGTGGCCAACCCCCTGATGCGATGGCTGGGCGCGGCCAGCACGCTCGACGTGCCACGCCGGATCACCGGCACCCGGCAGCGCGTGCCGGTGAACATCCTCGAACTGGACGGGCAGCGGTACCTCGTCTCGGTACGCGGCCGGACCGAGTGGGTGCGTAACCTGCGGGCCGCCGGTCACTGCACCGTGCGACACCGCGGCCGGCACGCCCGGTACCGGGCGGTGGAGATCTCCGGCGACCCGCGCGAGAGGACCCTCGCCGCCTACCGGCACCGCTGGGGCGCCGGGCCGGTACGCCGGCTTCTCGACGAACTGCCCGATCCAGCCGACCACCCGACCTTCCGCCTCGATCCGGCCGAGTAG